The bacterium genome has a segment encoding these proteins:
- a CDS encoding SdpI family protein: MKSYVWAIFIVLLAFAISFYTYPQLPEKMASHWDAKGNVNGYMGKLPALLITPCLLAFLALLLFILPAIDPLKENIAQFRKYYDNFVLLLFLFLLMVHVQTILWNLGIKISPNITFPVAIGILFYYIGVMLEKAKRNYFIGIRTPWTLHDEEIWDKTHQIGAKLFKIGGIISALGVLNPEYSVYFILIIIPLALYLVVYSYLLYRGKKENG; this comes from the coding sequence ATGAAAAGTTATGTCTGGGCAATCTTCATTGTCCTCTTAGCCTTCGCAATAAGCTTTTACACCTATCCTCAGCTCCCGGAGAAGATGGCATCCCACTGGGATGCGAAGGGGAATGTTAATGGCTATATGGGGAAATTGCCCGCCCTCCTTATCACTCCCTGCTTGCTCGCTTTCCTCGCCCTTCTCCTCTTCATCCTTCCCGCTATTGACCCTTTAAAAGAGAACATCGCCCAGTTCAGGAAATATTATGACAACTTCGTGCTTCTACTCTTTCTCTTCCTCTTGATGGTTCATGTTCAGACTATTCTCTGGAACTTGGGGATAAAGATAAGCCCCAATATCACCTTTCCCGTAGCGATAGGCATTCTCTTTTACTATATTGGTGTGATGTTGGAGAAGGCGAAGAGGAATTATTTCATAGGGATAAGGACGCCCTGGACTCTCCACGATGAAGAAATCTGGGATAAGACCCATCAGATTGGAGCTAAGCTCTTCAAGATAGGAGGGATAATCTCCGCTCTCGGCGTTTTGAATCCAGAATATTCGGTATATTTCATCCTTATTATCATCCCGTTAGCGCTCTATCTTGTGGTTTATTCTTATCTTTTATATAGGGGAAAAAAGGAAAATGGGTGA